One genomic segment of Mastomys coucha isolate ucsf_1 unplaced genomic scaffold, UCSF_Mcou_1 pScaffold22, whole genome shotgun sequence includes these proteins:
- the Mrps17 gene encoding 28S ribosomal protein S17, mitochondrial, giving the protein MSIVRSAVHAKWVVGKVIGTAMVKTAKVRATRLVLDPYLLKYFNKRKTYFAHDALQQCSVGDIVLLRALPVPRTKHVKHELAEIIFKVGRVIDPITGKPCAGTAYLESPLSGAQEELRVS; this is encoded by the exons ATGTCAATAGTCCGTTCAGCCGTCCACGCCAAATGGGTTGTGGGGAAGGTGATTGGTACAGCAATGGTAAAAACTGCTAAAGTAAGAGCGACCAGACTTGTTTTGGATCCCTACTTACTGAAG TACTTTAATAAGCGGAAAACCTACTTTGCTCACGATGCCCTTCAGCAGTGCAGCGTCGGGGACATTGTGCTCCTCAGAGCTTTGCCCGTCCCACGAACAAAGCATGTGAAACATGAACTGGCTGAGATCATTTTCAAAGTCGGCCGAGTTATCGACCCGATCACCGGAAAGCCTTGTGCAGGAACTGCCTACCTAGAGAGCCCGCTCAGTGGAGCTCAGGAGGAGCTCAGGGTCTCCTGA